A genome region from Blautia coccoides includes the following:
- a CDS encoding MFS transporter: MKRFHKLESNKMAFCLFLLCWLAYFTSYIGRLNFSSAMTAMIDEQVLAGSQAGFISMVYFFAYGIGQMCNGLLGDRFHPGRMIFTGLAAAAAANFVMGFVDSFFLMALVWGINGYAQSMIWPPIIRIFAEMLQEAQKVRYCIHIVSSQVAGTLGAYLLAAAVMWLAGWKAVFGAAALCLGLMAAVWFFGFGRIERYSLEHGTEETKTSDASDPTPPNTKAIPFSSLLFRSGLLAAIFPVLVHGMLKDGVATWVPTFISKTFLTSPSLSVLVTTVLPMVNLTGAYAAQYVYRRAGRRAIKAAVPFFLLAVAALTGIRLAGSLSIVLTVILFALITASMMAVNTLFVNLLPLNYEKQGRVSTVSGFLNSVAYLGTAVSTFFIGVMVDRLGWTATVTSWIIVTAAALLVCIIKSLGENTLSKNL; the protein is encoded by the coding sequence ATGAAAAGATTTCACAAGCTTGAAAGTAATAAAATGGCATTCTGTCTGTTCCTTCTGTGCTGGCTGGCCTACTTCACCTCCTATATCGGACGGCTGAACTTCTCTTCCGCCATGACAGCCATGATCGATGAACAGGTACTTGCCGGATCCCAGGCAGGTTTCATCAGTATGGTATATTTCTTCGCCTACGGCATTGGGCAGATGTGCAATGGACTGCTGGGTGACAGGTTTCATCCCGGACGTATGATATTTACCGGACTGGCTGCTGCCGCTGCCGCCAATTTCGTTATGGGATTTGTGGATTCCTTTTTCCTCATGGCCCTGGTCTGGGGGATCAACGGTTATGCCCAGTCAATGATCTGGCCTCCCATCATCCGTATTTTTGCGGAAATGCTGCAGGAGGCGCAGAAGGTGCGCTACTGTATCCACATTGTCTCCTCACAGGTAGCCGGAACCCTGGGGGCCTATCTATTGGCGGCGGCAGTCATGTGGCTGGCAGGCTGGAAAGCCGTGTTTGGCGCTGCGGCCCTCTGTCTGGGCCTTATGGCAGCGGTCTGGTTCTTTGGTTTTGGCCGTATTGAGCGGTACAGCCTGGAACACGGAACAGAGGAAACAAAGACCTCTGATGCTTCCGATCCCACACCTCCAAACACCAAGGCCATACCATTTTCCTCTCTTTTGTTCCGTTCTGGCCTGCTGGCAGCCATATTTCCGGTGCTTGTCCACGGAATGCTGAAAGACGGCGTGGCCACATGGGTGCCTACCTTCATCAGCAAAACTTTTCTGACTTCTCCGTCTCTCTCTGTACTTGTGACAACGGTTCTACCCATGGTAAATCTCACAGGTGCATATGCTGCACAGTATGTATACCGCAGAGCGGGCAGACGGGCCATAAAAGCCGCTGTTCCCTTTTTCCTGCTGGCTGTAGCCGCACTGACCGGTATACGTCTGGCAGGCAGTCTGTCCATTGTCCTGACTGTGATACTGTTCGCGCTTATCACTGCTTCCATGATGGCGGTCAATACCCTGTTTGTCAATCTGCTGCCCTTAAACTATGAAAAGCAGGGACGTGTCTCCACTGTATCCGGATTTCTGAACTCTGTAGCCTATCTCGGCACCGCAGTTTCCACCTTTTTCATCGGGGTTATGGTAGACCGTCTGGGCTGGACCGCAACTGTTACGAGCTGGATCATAGTGACTGCCGCGGCTCTTCTGGTCTGTATCATAAAATCTCTGGGTGAAAACACCCTGTCTAAAAACCTTTAA
- a CDS encoding response regulator transcription factor: MKINLLIADDEELIRKGLIARLSYLGFEFGEILEAETGTEALEAVRLHDISIVVTDIRMPDMDGLAFIREAKKLSPHLRFMVLSGYAEFEYAKTALNLGTSAYLLKPLSNNDLKEEMEKLITHVEQDTRIRRDMTSRKKLEEKNTAYTLEKEVNALLHEPGRDNSGNDKYPAFYHRISCAPENRLLLGIINIEEKSCENNFCKDDTELIRFAVKNVFDEIRSPGKVLLVNSIIHRYQMYAVFESRGEHASLRREVEQFFLEMRAVLEKQMGIYLTMGTSSQTHRLSSGILGEAESALRQRTIYGDGNLYFYEDNTVFSGKSFPSSELYFLEQYLIQGNVNSILKLLSQLFSEEMLQSCGVSYVRILWVRILNLLLKYYEPEIRKYIGVEDLLHNFRALDELCLPQKIHSYISETISDCISKHGMQDASSKDKIQLATQYIKKHYNENLSINGLAELYNMSPNYFSSVFKKELDQSAVNYITEVRMEKAREYLKDTDLSVIEIAENVGYEDSQYFFRVFKKTTGVTPLQYRQQYRLDTSM, encoded by the coding sequence ATGAAAATAAACCTGCTGATAGCAGATGATGAGGAGCTTATAAGAAAAGGCCTGATCGCACGTCTTAGTTATCTGGGGTTTGAATTCGGGGAGATACTGGAGGCAGAAACCGGCACTGAGGCACTGGAGGCAGTCAGGCTGCATGATATATCCATTGTCGTCACGGATATCAGGATGCCTGATATGGACGGGCTTGCCTTCATACGGGAGGCCAAGAAGCTCTCCCCTCATCTGCGTTTCATGGTGTTAAGCGGTTATGCCGAATTTGAATATGCCAAGACTGCGCTGAACCTGGGTACCAGTGCTTATCTTCTGAAACCCCTGTCCAACAATGACCTGAAGGAAGAGATGGAGAAACTCATCACACACGTAGAGCAGGACACCAGAATACGCCGGGATATGACCTCCAGAAAAAAGCTGGAGGAAAAGAACACTGCATACACACTGGAAAAGGAGGTCAACGCCCTCCTTCATGAGCCTGGGCGTGACAACTCCGGAAATGACAAATATCCGGCATTCTATCATAGAATCTCCTGCGCCCCGGAAAACCGCCTTCTTCTGGGGATCATCAACATTGAGGAGAAAAGCTGTGAGAACAACTTCTGCAAAGATGACACGGAATTGATCCGCTTTGCAGTAAAAAATGTATTTGACGAGATCCGCTCCCCCGGCAAGGTACTTCTGGTGAACAGTATCATCCACAGGTACCAGATGTACGCTGTCTTTGAGAGCAGGGGTGAACACGCTTCTCTCCGCAGGGAGGTGGAACAGTTCTTCCTGGAGATGCGGGCTGTACTGGAAAAGCAGATGGGTATTTATCTGACCATGGGCACCAGCAGTCAGACCCACAGACTCTCATCAGGAATCTTGGGAGAGGCTGAATCCGCCCTTCGACAGCGGACCATCTACGGTGACGGAAACCTTTACTTCTACGAAGACAACACTGTCTTCTCCGGAAAATCCTTTCCCTCCTCGGAATTGTATTTTCTGGAACAGTATCTGATCCAGGGTAATGTGAACAGCATCCTCAAGCTCCTCTCCCAATTGTTCTCAGAGGAAATGCTTCAAAGCTGCGGTGTCTCCTATGTCCGTATCCTTTGGGTGCGCATCCTGAATCTTCTCCTGAAATACTACGAGCCTGAGATACGCAAGTATATCGGTGTGGAAGACCTTCTGCACAACTTCCGGGCGCTGGATGAGCTATGCCTTCCCCAAAAAATCCACAGCTATATCTCAGAGACCATCTCAGACTGTATCAGCAAACATGGAATGCAGGACGCAAGTTCAAAAGATAAGATTCAGCTTGCTACCCAGTATATCAAAAAACACTACAACGAAAATCTCTCTATAAACGGCCTGGCTGAGCTTTACAACATGAGTCCCAACTACTTTTCTTCTGTCTTCAAAAAGGAACTGGACCAGTCAGCAGTGAACTATATCACAGAGGTCCGAATGGAAAAAGCCAGGGAGTACCTAAAAGACACGGATCTAAGTGTGATCGAGATCGCAGAAAATGTAGGCTATGAGGACAGCCAGTATTTTTTCCGGGTCTTTAAAAAGACGACCGGAGTAACGCCCCTCCAGTACCGTCAGCAATACAGGCTTGATACATCCATGTAG
- a CDS encoding cache domain-containing sensor histidine kinase, with protein MKWKGIYSHRIFTQLVVFTLLISLIPTLSITSFLFYKLENMVKTELSNSYLQMTSQYIKNIDEKLTQYQYSLDVIADNTVILEALVDQTESPYIKGEQISSEVTKSLLLDRQKEIRNCMLYSDIDEYPVYGKRASMVKEAGHEEWFLQERAIKEGGFSYISSAGNVPVLSFVKNIEDVNIHNYEKKQLGFLKLDLYMDLIFRPAATANEGDSSYEVIVFSDDNKILYSSAPGKNFLLNAWLGSQDTSELIDGFTIKQEHLKGCSLNVLLLFDSHQLKAKQQAVRQMVLPIMLCVTLLILFWSWLYSRNFSARVGCLVQKFHTAETGDLNIYGPIAGNDEIAELDRQFSHMLGKLDSLIQKNYIRELENKKAQLKNLQLQINPHFLYNTLETISSMAAVKQVFDICDICQKLGEIFRYNLGKNYGEFVTVAQELGHVQNYIFIIKKRYGNRFEVFYNISIDTDNAMTLRFILQPIVENAILHGLVKQTTTGTLELSVWEEEDSLMIRVEDDGVGMDIQKVEELNRSIHVADNLTKTGLNIGIRNVNQRIKLACGDQYGITIKSTLHYGSQFDIRLPLIRKGEQTDENKPADSR; from the coding sequence ATGAAATGGAAAGGTATTTACTCGCACCGCATTTTCACGCAGCTTGTTGTCTTTACTCTTTTGATCAGTCTGATCCCCACCTTGTCCATCACAAGTTTTCTGTTCTACAAGCTGGAGAACATGGTCAAGACCGAACTTTCCAATTCCTACCTGCAGATGACCTCTCAGTACATAAAAAATATTGATGAAAAACTGACCCAGTATCAATACAGCCTGGATGTGATCGCAGACAATACGGTGATTCTGGAAGCTCTGGTGGATCAGACAGAAAGTCCTTACATTAAAGGGGAACAGATCAGCAGTGAGGTGACAAAATCCCTGCTCCTGGACCGTCAGAAAGAGATCCGCAACTGTATGCTTTACTCTGATATTGACGAATACCCCGTATACGGAAAACGTGCTTCCATGGTCAAGGAGGCCGGACATGAAGAATGGTTTCTGCAGGAACGTGCCATAAAGGAGGGCGGCTTTAGCTATATCTCCAGCGCTGGCAATGTTCCTGTTCTTTCATTTGTAAAAAACATTGAAGATGTGAACATCCACAATTATGAAAAAAAGCAGCTTGGCTTTCTGAAACTGGATCTGTATATGGATCTCATCTTCAGGCCTGCAGCCACAGCTAATGAAGGGGATTCCTCCTATGAGGTCATTGTCTTCAGTGATGACAACAAGATTCTCTATTCCTCAGCACCCGGAAAGAATTTCCTCTTGAACGCATGGCTTGGAAGCCAGGATACTTCAGAATTGATCGACGGTTTTACCATCAAACAGGAGCATCTGAAGGGATGTTCCCTGAATGTACTTCTTCTGTTTGACAGTCATCAGCTCAAGGCCAAACAGCAGGCGGTTAGACAAATGGTCCTGCCCATCATGCTCTGCGTCACCCTGCTCATACTGTTCTGGTCCTGGCTCTACAGCCGGAACTTTTCAGCCAGGGTTGGCTGCCTGGTACAAAAATTCCACACTGCAGAGACAGGTGATCTGAACATCTACGGGCCTATAGCAGGCAATGATGAGATAGCAGAGCTGGACCGGCAGTTTTCCCACATGCTTGGCAAACTGGATTCTCTGATCCAGAAAAACTACATCCGGGAACTTGAGAACAAGAAAGCGCAGTTGAAAAACCTGCAGCTACAGATCAATCCCCATTTCCTTTACAACACGCTGGAAACCATCAGCTCCATGGCTGCAGTGAAACAGGTATTTGACATCTGTGATATCTGTCAAAAACTGGGAGAGATCTTCCGCTATAATCTCGGAAAGAATTATGGGGAATTTGTGACTGTTGCACAGGAACTGGGCCATGTACAGAATTATATCTTTATCATAAAAAAACGGTACGGCAATCGTTTTGAGGTATTCTATAATATCTCTATAGATACGGACAACGCCATGACACTCCGCTTTATCCTTCAGCCCATCGTTGAAAATGCCATTCTGCACGGACTGGTGAAGCAGACCACTACAGGCACCCTGGAGCTTTCCGTCTGGGAGGAGGAAGACAGTCTGATGATACGTGTGGAGGATGACGGTGTGGGCATGGACATCCAGAAGGTTGAGGAATTGAACCGCTCCATTCATGTAGCTGACAATCTAACGAAAACAGGACTTAACATTGGTATCCGCAATGTCAACCAGAGGATCAAGCTTGCCTGCGGAGACCAGTACGGAATTACCATTAAAAGCACCCTTCACTATGGCAGCCAGTTTGATATACGCCTGCCGCTCATTCGGAAAGGAGAACAAACAGATGAAAATAAACCTGCTGATAGCAGATGA
- a CDS encoding CehA/McbA family metallohydrolase: protein MYKRMELHNHTTESDASLTCEDLLLWMEADQVDAFGLTDHNTISGHPKMQKLLSGRSSGIQCIYGMEYTTYYGHILCLNLKEYVPWETIDRRPELLFQAVRKKNALAGIAHPFSYGYPFARGCRFEMELTDYSCVDFIEIFNNPEPLHQVNEKGLLFWEDLVLKGWPIAMTCGMDLHGRWEMGGQFATFVNGEPGGDAASELEQAIRSQKTCISKGPVLEISMTPDSRALSFHLADTKKPGFSCPDASQYLITLKTAAETYKTAPDRIFPIDRLNDAEYVIPKLYYKTTEIENLVCVSPVLHFTKQNRLSGM, encoded by the coding sequence ATGTATAAACGAATGGAATTACACAATCACACTACAGAATCCGACGCGTCCCTCACATGTGAAGATCTGCTTCTATGGATGGAGGCAGACCAGGTGGACGCCTTTGGCCTTACTGACCATAATACCATATCCGGACACCCCAAGATGCAGAAACTGCTTTCAGGACGCAGCTCCGGTATACAATGTATCTACGGCATGGAATACACCACCTATTACGGACATATCCTCTGCCTGAACTTAAAAGAGTATGTCCCCTGGGAAACCATTGACCGCCGCCCTGAGCTTCTGTTTCAGGCTGTCCGCAAAAAGAACGCTCTGGCAGGCATTGCCCACCCGTTTTCCTATGGCTATCCCTTTGCCCGGGGTTGCCGCTTTGAGATGGAGCTTACCGATTACAGTTGTGTGGATTTTATTGAAATTTTCAATAATCCTGAACCCCTTCACCAAGTCAATGAAAAGGGGCTGCTTTTCTGGGAAGATCTGGTGCTGAAAGGCTGGCCCATTGCCATGACCTGCGGTATGGATCTGCACGGACGCTGGGAAATGGGAGGCCAGTTCGCAACCTTTGTTAACGGAGAACCGGGAGGAGACGCCGCCTCTGAACTGGAACAGGCCATCCGCAGCCAGAAAACCTGTATCTCCAAAGGCCCTGTTCTGGAGATTTCTATGACTCCTGACAGCCGCGCGCTTTCATTCCATTTGGCTGACACAAAAAAACCGGGCTTTTCCTGCCCGGATGCCTCCCAGTACCTGATCACACTCAAGACCGCAGCGGAAACCTACAAGACGGCCCCTGACCGGATATTCCCCATAGACAGACTAAATGACGCGGAATATGTAATTCCAAAACTATACTATAAGACCACAGAGATTGAAAACCTGGTCTGTGTTTCCCCTGTTCTGCATTTTACAAAGCAGAACCGCTTGTCCGGGATGTGA
- a CDS encoding DUF6669 family protein, translating into MQLLYKAGGTLSKDFIGQISYTVCLDRKYEELDIEFSFDKQKYTAADVTEDMVRELTDYCRSNYGLELPPGADPVAEIVENAKTEIHTLAMLNDKFMGCVHRQLTNRHMHFCSSSATEGCLPQPDLEGVLKVTILVFNVLMDNTNYTLQVSAR; encoded by the coding sequence ATGCAATTACTTTATAAAGCCGGAGGAACCCTGTCCAAAGATTTTATCGGACAGATTTCCTACACCGTATGCCTGGATCGGAAATACGAAGAGCTGGACATCGAATTTTCTTTTGATAAACAAAAATACACAGCCGCGGACGTGACAGAAGACATGGTCAGGGAGCTGACAGACTATTGCCGCAGCAATTATGGCCTGGAACTGCCTCCCGGCGCTGACCCGGTAGCGGAAATCGTTGAGAATGCCAAGACCGAGATCCATACACTGGCAATGCTCAATGACAAATTCATGGGCTGCGTCCACCGTCAGCTCACCAACAGACACATGCACTTTTGCTCCTCCTCTGCCACAGAGGGCTGTCTGCCTCAGCCGGATCTTGAGGGAGTCCTCAAAGTGACCATACTCGTCTTCAATGTGCTCATGGACAATACAAATTACACACTGCAGGTATCTGCCAGATAA
- a CDS encoding endonuclease/exonuclease/phosphatase family protein codes for MKLVTFNIRCDFGQDKENCFSSRKKLIAAKIRKEQPDVICFQEVLPHVAVWLKENLEGYYVIGCGRDEKLGDEQVSVAYRRDTVNLISMDTFWLSGEPHVPGSRYDCQSICPRVCTGAVFSYTGDPGKEYLFRLYNIHLDHLGGEARRLGLELILKRADREPEFPGIPVILAGDFNAEPDSPELAVLERCSAFTNVTEGIGITYHGFEPEDTPERIDHIFAGRPFVCQNVEKWEDRDGEVWLSDHYPICAVLECEPGREEKCP; via the coding sequence ATGAAACTGGTTACTTTTAATATACGATGTGATTTCGGGCAGGACAAAGAAAATTGTTTTTCAAGCCGCAAAAAATTGATCGCAGCAAAGATCCGGAAGGAACAGCCGGATGTCATCTGTTTTCAGGAGGTCCTTCCCCATGTGGCAGTGTGGCTGAAAGAAAATCTGGAGGGATATTATGTGATCGGATGCGGCAGGGATGAAAAACTGGGGGATGAGCAGGTGTCTGTGGCGTACCGGAGGGACACAGTGAATCTGATCTCCATGGATACCTTCTGGCTGTCAGGGGAGCCCCATGTGCCGGGAAGCCGATACGATTGCCAGAGCATCTGCCCTAGGGTCTGTACCGGAGCTGTGTTTTCATATACCGGGGATCCGGGAAAAGAATATCTGTTCCGGCTGTATAACATTCATCTGGACCATCTTGGCGGGGAAGCCAGAAGGCTGGGTCTGGAGCTTATATTGAAAAGAGCGGACCGGGAACCGGAATTTCCGGGGATTCCTGTGATCCTGGCCGGGGATTTTAACGCAGAGCCGGACAGTCCGGAGCTTGCAGTTCTTGAGAGATGCAGCGCTTTTACAAATGTCACAGAGGGCATTGGGATCACTTACCACGGATTTGAGCCTGAGGACACACCGGAGCGGATCGATCATATATTTGCCGGCAGGCCCTTTGTCTGCCAAAATGTTGAAAAATGGGAGGACAGGGACGGGGAAGTCTGGCTGTCTGACCATTATCCCATCTGTGCAGTGCTGGAGTGTGAGCCTGGCAGAGAAGAGAAATGTCCATGA